In Rhodamnia argentea isolate NSW1041297 chromosome 4, ASM2092103v1, whole genome shotgun sequence, the following proteins share a genomic window:
- the LOC115750036 gene encoding F-box/LRR-repeat protein 4-like gives MSVLGFDELSLILQRVPDPNDRKSFSEVCKQWLRVEGLNRFAIRVLEPDLMRRFLPRFPNLVQFECSKLITDSDADFVSKTCSKIESLHLSYKQPCDACCDFGEASGVEDFGSDGLCALVNGCPRILKVLLGRRKNVEDLGVMSLVERAKNLRTLDLGWCSLITDQSLEAIGRASCIRTLNLEGCSMISDSGLAYLANGSLARTLKKLVLAECDKITDSGASVLPLFCCLEELNIAECGPKVTDDGGVAIAAIKSLRKLNLAWLINVSDITLLALAENCENLASIDLTGCELINGAGIRAFENHSCLESLVLANCHGVNVHDIEQTVLGCQSLRYIVLQKGLRMWMPEAMRENICRLCTVDWK, from the coding sequence ATGTCCGTACTGGGTTTCGATGAGCTGAGCCTGATTCTTCAACGGGTACCCGACCCCAACGATCGGAAATCGTTCTCTGAAGTCTGCAAGCAGTGGCTGAGAGTCGAAGGCCTGAACCGGTTCGCGATTAGGGTTCTTGAGCCCGATCTCATGCGTCGCTTCCTGCCCAGGTTCCCGAATTTAGTACAGTTCGAGTGTTCGAAGCTGATCACGGATTCTGATGCCGATTTCGTGTCCAAGACGTGCTCAAAGATCGAATCTTTACACCTCAGCTACAAGCAGCCGTGCGACGCCTGCTGTGATTTCGGCGAGGCTTCGGGCGTTGAGGATTTTGGGAGTGATGGGCTGTGTGCTTTGGTGAATGGCTGTCCGAGGATCTTGAAGGTTTTGTTGGGGAGGAGAAAGAATGTTGAGGACCTGGGGGTTATGTCACTAGTTGAACGTGCGAAGAATTTGAGGACTTTGGATTTGGGTTGGTGTAGTTTGATTACTGATCAATCTCTAGAAGCGATAGGCCGAGCGAGTTGTATTCGCACCTTGAATTTGGAAGGTTGTTCTATGATTTCGGATTCCGGGTTGGCTTATTTGGCGAACGGGTCTTTGGCAAGAACTCTGAAGAAGTTGGTTCTTGCAGAATGTGACAAGATTACGGACAGTGGGGCTTCGGTGTTGCCACTGTTCTGCTGTTTGGAGGAGTTGAATATCGCAGAATGCGGGCCGAAGGTCACCGATGATGGAGGAGTTGCAATTGCTGCTATTAAATCCTTGAGGAAGCTAAATTTGGCCTGGCTGATAAATGTATCTGACATCACTCTCTTGGCACTTGCTGAGAACTGTGAAAATTTGGCGTCCATTGATTTAACTGGCTGTGAGCTGATTAATGGAGCTGGAATTCGCGCCTTTGAGAATCATTCTTGTTTGGAATCTCTAGTTTTGGCTAATTGTCATGGTGTTAATGTGCATGACATAGAGCAGACGGTGCTTGGGTGCCAGTCTCTGCGGTATATTGTGCTTCAAAAAGGATTGAGAATGTGGATGCCGGAAGCAATGCGAGAGAACATCTGTAGACTATGCACTGTTGACTGGAAATGA
- the LOC115750035 gene encoding protein unc-13 homolog: MAHLFRDLSLGHSKREHSKPPPLSTTPAAAPYIATPAALPSPLGQLDAAQLTDADLRLTAFEIFAAACRTSSSKPLAHASASLAHSDSPTAHNNSSSNSPSSPALQRSLTSAAASKMKKALGLKSPGSGSRRSPGSGSGSGSGSGLGKPRKAVTVGELMRNQMRVPESVDSRVRRALLRVSAGQVGRRIESVVVPLELLQQLKNSDFTDQQEYDAWQKRTLKVLEAGLLIYPRVPLDKSNMTAQRLRQIINAAFDRPLETGRNNESMQVLRSAVTSLAARTLDGSLDSCHWADGIPLNLRLYEMLLEACFDVNDETSIIEEVDELMEQIKKTWGILGINQMLHNICFTWVLFHRFVATGQVEMDLLYAADSELAEVAKDAKATKDPEYSKILSSTLTSILGWAEKRLLAYHDTFDSGNIETMQGIVSLGVVAARVLVEDISNEYRRRRKAEVDVARSRIDTYIRSSLRTAFAQRMEQADSSRRASKGHSNPLPVLAILAKDVGELALNEKEIFSPILKKWHPFAAGVAVATLHACYGNELKQFISGLTELTPDAVLVLRAADKLEKDLVQIAVEDSVDCDDGGKAIIREMPPFEAEAAIANLVKAWIKTRIDRLKDWVDRNLQHETWTSQANKEGFAPSAVEMLRIIDETLDAYFQLPIPMHPALLPDLMTGLDRCLQYYVTKAQSGCGSRNIYVPTMPALTRCSVGSKFQGFGKKKDKSPSIPKRNSQVATMNGDNSFGVSQLCLRVNTLQQIWLQLEIVEKRVITHLRNSESANTEDFSNGLGKKFELSPPACLEGIQQLCEALAYKIVFHDLSHVLWDGLYIGEVSSSRIEPFLQELEKYLMIISDTVHERVRTRIITCVMKASFDGFLLVLLAGGPSRAFSKQESPIIEDDFKALKDLFWANGDGLPAELIDKASATARGILPLLRTDTESLIERFRRATLETYGSSARSRLPLPATSGQWNPTEPNTILRVLCYRNDEAAAKFLKKTYNLPKKL; the protein is encoded by the exons ATGGCTCACCTCTTCAGAGATCTCTCTCTTGGCCACTCCAAGAGAGAGCACTCCAAACCCCCTCCCCTCTCCACCacccccgccgccgccccctACATCGCCACCCCCGCCGCATTGCCCTCCCCGCTCGGCCAGCTCGACGCCGCCCAGCTCACCGACGCCGACCTCCGCCTCACCGCCTTCGAGATCTTCGCCGCCGCATGCCGCACCTCCTCCTCCAAGCCCCTTGCCCACGCCTCCGCCTCCTTGGCCCACTCCGATTCGCCGACGGCCCACAACAACTCGTCGTCGAACTCGCCGAGCTCCCCGGCGCTGCAGCGATCGCTCACTTCTGCCGCCGCGAGCAAGATGAAGAAGGCGCTGGGGCTGAAATCCCCGGGCTCCGGCTCCAGGAGGAGCCccgggtcggggtcggggtcggggtcgggcTCGGGCCTCGGGAAGCCGAGGAAGGCGGTGACCGTGGGCGAGCTAATGAGGAATCAGATGAGGGTCCCGGAGAGTGTGGACTCCAGGGTTCGGAGAGCGCTTCTGAGGGTATCAGCTGGGCAG GTCGGAAGACGAATTGAATCAGTGGTTGTACCGTTAGAATTATTGCAGCAGCTCAAGAATTCGGATTTTACCGATCAACAAGAATATGATGCCTGGCAGAAGAGAACCCTTAAAGTTCTTGAGGCTGGTCTCCTTATTTATCCCCGTGTTCCGCTGGACAAGTCAAACATGACTGCACAGCGTCTCCGACAAATAATTAATGCAGCATTTGATAGGCCCTTAGAAACAGGGAGAAATAACGAATCTATGCAAGTTCTTCGTAGCGCTGTGACTTCTCTTGCTGCAAGAACCCTTGATGGATCTCTTGATTCTTGTCACTGGGCAGATGGGATTCCTCTGAATCTTCGACTGTATGAAATGCTTCTAGAAGCCTGCTTTGATGTCAATGATGAAACTTCTATCATCGAGGAAGTTGATGAGCTTATGGAGCAGATAAAAAAGACATGGGGAATCCTTGGAATCAATCAAATGCTGCACAATATTTGCTTTACATGGGTTTTGTTTCACCGTTTTGTGGCAACTGGACAAGTGGAAATGGACCTGCTTTATGCTGCTGATAGTGAGCTTGCTGAAGTTGCTAAAGATGCCAAAGCAACGAAGGATCCGGAGTATTCCAAGATTTTGAGCTCTACATTGACATCGATATTAGGCTGGGCAGAGAAAAGACTTCTTGCTTATCATGACACATTTGATAGTGGTAACATTGAGACGATGCAGGGTATTGTTTCTCTTGGTGTCGTGGCAGCTAGAGTTTTAGTTGAAGATATTTCAAATGAGTATCGCCGGAGGAGGAAAGCCGAAGTTGATGTAGCTCGCAGCAGGATCGATACTTACATTAGGTCATCATTGCGCACCGCTTTTGCTCAG AGAATGGAGCAAGCAGATTCAAGCAGGAGAGCCTCAAAAGGCCATTCTAATCCTCTTCCAGTGCTTGCTATCCTTGCAAAAGATGTGGGTGAACTGGCACTTAACGAGAAGGAGATTTTCAGTCCCATACTGAAGAAGTGGCATCCTTTTGCAGCAGGGGTTGCGGTTGCCACACTTCATGCTTGTTATGGAAATGAGCTAAAGCAATTCATATCTGGTTTAACTGAGTTGACACCAGATGCCGTTCTAGTGCTGAGAGCAGCGGATAAGCTGGAAAAGGATCTGGTGCAAATTGCTGTTGAAGATTCTGTGGACTGTGATGATGGTGGGAAGGCAATAATCCGAGAGATGCCTCCTTTTGAGGCTGAAGCTGCAATAGCCAATCTGGTCAAAGCATGGATCAAGACAAGAATAGACAGATTGAAGGATTGGGTGGATAGGAATTTGCAACACGAG ACATGGACTTCCCAAGCAAATAAAGAGGGATTTGCTCCGTCTGCTGTTGAAATGCTGCGGATAATAGACGAAACTTTAGATGCATATTTCCAGCTTCCAATACCGATGCATCCCGCACTGCTTCCTGACTTGATGACTGGCCTGGACAGATGTCTTCAGTATTATGTAACCAAGGCACAATCTGGATGTG GATCAAGAAATATATATGTTCCCACAATGCCAGCGCTAACCAGATGTAGTGTGGGATCCAAGTTTCAAGGATTtgggaagaagaaagacaagTCACCGAGTATCCCGAAGAGGAACTCTCAGGTTGCGACAATGAATGGTGACAATTCTTTTGGAGTTTCTCAGCTATGTCTTCGTGTAAACACCTTGCAGCAAATTTGGCTACAGTTGGAGATTGTGGAAAAAAGAGTAATCACCCATCTAAGGAACTCTGAGTCTGCTAATACAGAGGATTTTTCAAATGGTCTAGGGAAGAAATTTGAACTCTCGCCTCCTGCCTGTCTGGAGGGTATCCAACAGCTTTGTGAAGCGCTTGCCTACAAAATCGTATTCCATGATCTAAGCCATGTTCTTTGGGATGGTCTTTATATTGGTGAAGTTTCATCTTCTAGAATAGAGCCATTCCTTCAGGAGCTGGAGAAATACTTGATGATCATCTCAGACACAGTGCATGAAAGGGTTCGGACACGCATTATAACATGCGTTATGAAAGCTTCTTTTGATGGGTTCTTGTTAGTATTGCTTGCTGGAGGTCCATCTCGTGCTTTCTCTAAGCAGGAGTCTCCAATAATAGAGGATGATTTCAAAGCTCTGAAGGACTTGTTCTGGGCAAATGGGGATGGTTTACCTGCTGAATTGATCGATAAGGCTTCTGCCACTGCAAGAGGCATTCTACCTCTTCTCCGAACAGATACAGAGAGTCTTATTGAGCGTTTCAGGCGTGCCACTCTTGAGACTTATGGGTCTTCTGCTAGGTCTAGGCTTCCACTACCAGCAACTTCAGGGCAGTGGAACCCCACTGAACCAAACACGATTCTTCGCGTTCTGTGCTACCGAAACGATGAAGCAGCTGCCAAATTTCTGAAGAAAACCTATAATCTTCCAAAGAAACTCTAG
- the LOC115750084 gene encoding leucine-rich repeat receptor-like serine/threonine-protein kinase SKM1, whose translation MAKNSAISMLPVLSLVLLLSSRASEGSDEYVDRGLLSSFRASIDDPLRSLSNWVNSSASPYSSTGFCKWSGVTCDNSSSHVAKIELSGKNISGKIEASIFQMGYIQEIDLSDNKLSGEIPRNVFSCSSLRRLNLSNNNLTGPIPSGSIAHLETLDLSNNMLSGKIPEDIGLFFSLEFLDLGGNVLTGRIPSGISNISFLGVLTLASNQLVGEIPRELGQLKSLKWMYLGYNNLSGQIPSEIGDLSSLKHLDLVTNNLTGPIPPSLGNLSVLEYLFLYRNELTGPIPRPIFGLQKLISLDLSQNSLSGEIPELISHMQSLEILHLFSNNFTGKIPNALSSLPKLQVLQLWSNGLSGPIPEGLGKQNNLSVLDLSTNYLTGMIPESLCGSGSLFKLILFSNSLEGEIPMSLSSCKSLRRVRLQNNRLNGELPTGFTRLPLVYYLDVSSNKLSGKIGEQRWDMPSLQMLNLARNGFSGNLPEGFGSENLENLDLSENGFSGTIPRSYGTISELMQLKLNDNKLLGNIPAQLSSCKKLVTLDLSSNQLGGPIPASISDMLVLGNLDLSDNKLSGEIPSNLGNVQSLVQVNISHNRLHGSLPPTGAFLAINASAVAGNDLCSKDVATGLPPCKGAKGSARWFLVVCSLAALMATALSAFAFLAIRQRRRFVPKRVESQDGAWEMHCFDPDLPRSITLDDVLNSAKEENIISRGKAGISYQGRSITKDIKFFMKEVNDIDMFDSPSLKSEVLELGKLKHPNIVKLMGLCVSHKNGFFIFEHVDGKSLSEALRGLSWERRGKIAIGVAKALRFLHRDRSPRFVVSDLRPEKIMVDEKDEPRLRLSYPGVLCTDKYKCFISSVYVAPEAGETKEITEKSDIYAFGLLLVEMLTGKSPADAELGVHDSIVDWARYCYSDCHLDAWADPAIRGTASHGPNEMVEAMNLALHCTASDPSARPCASDVYRTLASVLRGSSCVSALKFSSLA comes from the exons ATGGCCAAGAACAGCGCGATTTCGATGTTGCCCGTCTTGTCCCTAGTCCTCCTCCTCAGCTCGCGTGCTTCGGAGGGATCAGATGAATATGTTGATCGAGGGCTTCTCTCGTCCTTCAGGGCCTCCATCGATGACCCGCTGAGGTCTCTATCCAACTGGGTCAATTCATCAGCTTCTCCTTATTCTTCCACTGGTTTCTGCAAGTGGAGCGGCGTGACCTGCGACAATTCATCGTCTCATGTGGCCAAGATCGAGCTCTCTGGGAAGAACATATCTGGAAAGATTGAGGCATCGATCTTTCAGATGGGTTACATACAAGAAATTGATCTCTCCGACAAcaagctctccggcgagatccccCGCAATGTGTTCTCTTGCTCCTCCCTTAGACGCCTCAACCTCAGCAATAACAATCTCACCGGCCCGATCCCAAGCGGCTCGATTGCGCACCTGGAGACCTTGGACCTATCAAACAACATGTTGTCAGGGAAGATCCCTGAAGATATCGGCCTGTTTTTTAGCCTCGAGTTCCTTGATCTTGGAGGCAATGTCCTGACGGGTCGAATCCCCTCAGGTATATCGAATATCTCGTTCTTGGGGGTCTTGACCTTGGCCTCGAACCAACTGGTGGGTGAAATTCCAAGAGAGCTAGGACAACTGAAGAGCTTGAAGTGGATGTACCTTGGGTACAACAACCTCTCTGGCCAAATCCCGAGTGAGATCGGTGACTTGTCCTCTCTGAAGCATCTTGACCTTGTCACCAACAACCTCACTGGTCCAATCCCACCATCACTAGGAAACCTCAGTGTCCTTGAGTACCTCTTCTTGTACCGGAACGAGCTCACCGGTCCAATTCCTAGACCCATCTTTGGACTCCAGAAGCTGATCTCCCTTGACCTGAGTCAAAACTCCCTCTCCGGTGAAATCCCTGAGCTCATAAGTCACATGCAAAGCCTGGAGATTCTCCATCTTTTCTCAAATAACTTCACAGGGAAGATACCCAATGCTTTATCGTCCTTGCCTAAGCTTCAAGTCCTCCAACTCTGGTCGAATGGTTTGTCAGGCCCAATTCCTGAAGGCCTAGGGAAGCAGAACAATCTGAGTGTGCTTGACCTCTCCACTAATTACCTTACAGGGATGATCCCAGAAAGCCTCTGTGGTTCAGGCAGTCTCTTCAAGCTCATCCTCTTCTCAAACTCACTTGAAGGAGAGATCCCCATGTCTTTGAGCTCCTGCAAGAGCCTCCGGCGAGTCCGGCTACAGAACAACCGCCTTAACGGCGAACTGCCCACTGGGTTCACGAGACTGCCGCTCGTGTACTACCTCGATGTATCGAGCAACAAACTGTCAGGCAAGATTGGGGAGCAGAGATGGGACATGCCCTCACTTCAGATGCTGAATTTGGCGAGGAATGGATTTTCAGGGAATTTGCCTGAGGGCTTTGGAAGCGAAAATCTTGAGAATCTGGACTTGTCTGAAAATGGGTTCTCAGGGACAATTCCTAGGAGTTATGGGACGATATCAGAGTTGATGCAACTAAAGCTGAACGACAACAAGCTCTTGGGCAATATCCCTGCACAGTTGTCCTCATGCAAGAAGCTTGTAACCCTAGACTTGAGCTCCAACCAACTTGGCGGCCCAATCCCTGCGAGCATCTCCGACATGCTGGTCCTCGGAaacctcgacctctcggataaCAAATTGTCCGGTGAGATCCCATCAAACTTAGGGAATGTCCAGTCACTTGTTCAGGTAAATATATCCCACAATCGCTTGCATGGCAGCTTACCACCCACCGGAGCGTTTCTAGCCATCAACGCGAGTGCCGTTGCAGGCAACGACCTCTGCAGCAAAGATGTAGCCACTGGCCTGCCGCCATGCAAAGGTGCAAAGGGTTCTGCACGGTGGTTCCTGGTTGTTTGCTCACTCGCAGCCTTAATGGCGACCGCTCTCTCTGCCTTCGCGTTCCTCGCCATTCGACAGAGAAGGCGGTTTGTGCCAAAGAGAGTGGAGAGCCAGGACGGGGCATGGGAGATGCACTGCTTCGACCCCGACCTCCCAAGGTCGATAACGTTGGACGACGTCTTGAACTCGGCCAAGGAAGAGAACATCATCTCCAGAGGGAAAGCCGGGATCTCATACCAAGGCAGatcaatcacaaaggacataaAGTTTTTCATGAAGGAAGTTAACGACATCGACATGTTCGACTCGCCGAGCCTGAAGTCGGAGGTTCTTGAACTGGGGAAGCTCAAGCATCCCAATATAGTGAAGCTCATGGGACTCTGCGTGTCACATAAAAATGGCTTCTTCATCTTCGAGCACGTCGACGGCAAGAGCTTGAGCGAAGCCCTACGAGGACTGAGTTGGGAGAGGAGGGGTAAGATCGCGATTGGGGTGGCAAAAGCTCTACGCTTCTTGCACCGTGACCGCTCGCCGCGCTTCGTCGTCAGCGACTTGCGGCCAGAGAAGATTATGGTGGACGAGAAGGATGAGCCACGCCTGAGGTTGAGCTATCCCGGGGTGCTTTGTACGGACAAATATAAGTGCTTCATTTCCTCTGTCTATGTTGCCCCAG AAGCTGGAGAAACCAAGGAAATCACTGAGAAGAGTGACATCTATGCCTTTGGTCTCCTCCTCGTCGAGATGTTGACCGGAAAATCACCGGCTGACGCCGAACTAGGCGTGCACGACAGCATCGTAGATTGGGCTCGGTACTGCTACTCGGACTGCCATCTCGACGCGTGGGCCGACCCCGCGATCAGAGGGACTGCATCGCACGGTCCGAACGAGATGGTGGAGGCCATGAACCTGGCCCTTCATTGCACTGCAAGCGATCCCTCGGCAAGGCCGTGCGCCAGCGACGTATACAGAACCCTAGCGTCCGTGCTGAGGGGGAGTTCTTGCGTTTCAGccctaaaattttcttcacttgcttag